From Spirosoma aerolatum, one genomic window encodes:
- a CDS encoding prolyl oligopeptidase family serine peptidase, with amino-acid sequence MLSSLGAQGQATQPLTYPHARKTDQVDTYHGTQVADPYRWLEDDRSAETADWVKAENKVTFDYLAQIPYRKQLQNRLEQIYNYPKYSAPSRKGDWFYFSKNDGLQNQAVLYRQKGLDGKPELVLDPNKLSADGTTRLGAFSLSKDGKYAVVGLSKGGSDWQEYQIMDLATKQYLSEKIEWVKVSGAAWQGDGFYYSRYPKPEGSALAAKNENHQVFFHKLNTPQSADKLVYEDTKNPQRFHTLRTTDDERFALLSVSDRGKGKDGNALFFLDAKSGNKTFAPVVADITDFSYDVVDNDGDRLLILTNEKAPNSKVIAFDTKKKTFADLIPEKPEPIAEGSVQAAGGKLFVEYSKDVTSKIDVYDYSGKWESEVKLPALGSAGGFGGEKDDKFVFYTFTSFTFPPTIYRYDIATRKSTVFRAPEVDFKPDAYETKQVFYTSKDGTKVPMFLTYRKGLKLDGTNPTLLYGYGGFNISLPPSFSPFRIPFLEQGGVYAQANLRGGSEYGEKWHEQGMKLKKQNVFDDFIAAAEYLIAQKYTSPAKLAIQGGSNGGLLVGAVMNQRPELFRVAIPQVGVMDMLRFHKFTIGWNWIADYGSSDNPEEFKALYAYSPIQNIKPGLNYPATLITTADHDDRVVPAHSFKYAATLQEVYKGNNPILIRIDTNSGHGASNTKKNIEQTADIYSFIFWNMGIANLKEVADK; translated from the coding sequence ATGCTAAGTTCACTGGGTGCACAGGGGCAGGCAACGCAGCCGCTCACCTATCCGCACGCTCGTAAAACCGATCAGGTCGATACCTATCATGGTACGCAGGTAGCTGATCCGTATCGTTGGCTCGAAGATGACCGTTCTGCCGAAACGGCCGACTGGGTTAAAGCCGAAAACAAAGTAACGTTCGACTACCTGGCACAGATTCCATACCGTAAACAGTTACAAAATCGGCTGGAACAGATCTATAATTATCCAAAATATTCGGCACCTAGCCGGAAGGGCGACTGGTTCTATTTCTCGAAAAATGACGGCCTGCAAAATCAGGCGGTTCTTTACCGACAAAAAGGCCTTGACGGAAAACCCGAGCTAGTCCTTGATCCGAATAAGCTATCGGCCGATGGAACTACCCGACTTGGGGCTTTTTCACTATCGAAAGATGGAAAATATGCTGTCGTTGGGTTGTCGAAGGGCGGTTCCGACTGGCAGGAATACCAGATTATGGATCTGGCTACGAAGCAGTATCTGTCAGAAAAAATTGAATGGGTAAAAGTGTCAGGCGCAGCCTGGCAGGGCGACGGGTTTTATTACAGCCGGTATCCTAAACCCGAAGGTAGTGCATTGGCTGCCAAAAACGAAAATCACCAGGTATTCTTTCATAAACTCAACACCCCGCAGTCGGCCGATAAGCTGGTGTATGAAGACACCAAAAATCCCCAGCGGTTTCATACACTACGAACCACCGATGATGAGCGATTTGCGTTGCTATCGGTGAGCGACCGAGGCAAAGGGAAAGATGGCAATGCGCTGTTTTTCCTGGATGCGAAATCAGGAAATAAAACCTTCGCACCTGTTGTTGCCGACATTACCGACTTTAGTTATGACGTGGTGGATAATGACGGAGACCGACTGCTGATTTTGACGAACGAAAAAGCGCCGAATAGCAAAGTCATTGCTTTCGATACAAAAAAGAAAACCTTTGCCGACCTTATTCCTGAGAAGCCAGAACCAATTGCCGAAGGTAGTGTACAGGCGGCTGGTGGTAAATTGTTTGTAGAGTACAGTAAAGACGTTACCTCAAAAATTGATGTATACGATTATAGCGGCAAATGGGAGAGTGAAGTAAAATTACCTGCTTTGGGTTCGGCTGGGGGATTTGGTGGCGAGAAGGACGACAAGTTCGTATTCTACACATTTACGTCGTTTACATTTCCGCCAACCATTTACCGCTACGACATTGCTACGCGAAAAAGCACGGTTTTTCGCGCTCCCGAAGTTGATTTCAAACCCGATGCGTATGAGACGAAGCAAGTCTTTTATACTAGTAAAGATGGTACTAAAGTGCCCATGTTCCTGACTTACCGGAAAGGCCTGAAACTGGATGGCACAAACCCGACTTTGCTGTACGGGTATGGTGGTTTCAATATAAGTTTGCCCCCTTCATTCAGTCCATTTCGGATTCCTTTTCTCGAGCAGGGAGGTGTTTATGCTCAGGCGAACTTACGCGGGGGGAGTGAATACGGCGAAAAATGGCATGAACAGGGTATGAAGCTGAAGAAGCAGAATGTATTCGACGATTTTATTGCCGCAGCCGAATACCTGATTGCTCAGAAATATACAAGCCCCGCTAAACTGGCTATTCAGGGTGGGTCGAATGGTGGATTACTGGTAGGGGCTGTTATGAATCAGCGGCCCGAACTATTTCGGGTAGCCATCCCACAGGTAGGCGTGATGGACATGCTCCGGTTCCATAAATTTACCATCGGCTGGAACTGGATCGCTGATTATGGCAGCAGCGACAATCCCGAAGAGTTTAAGGCGTTGTATGCCTATTCGCCCATCCAGAACATCAAGCCCGGCCTGAATTATCCGGCCACACTGATCACAACGGCCGACCACGACGATCGGGTAGTACCTGCGCACTCATTTAAGTATGCGGCAACTCTTCAGGAGGTTTATAAAGGGAACAATCCTATCCTGATTCGGATTGATACCAACTCAGGTCACGGAGCAAGTAATACGAAGAAGAATATTGAGCAGACGGCCGATATTTATTCGTTTATCTTCTGGAATATGGGAATAGCCAACCTGAAAGAAGTGGCGGATAAGTAA
- a CDS encoding sensor histidine kinase: MIRSGYLYLVVLFWSVWTQFVWAQSVTTPIFRVDHIGVSDGLTQGSVYYIHKDSRGFLWFGTQDGLNRYDGHHFHTYRPALTKDGTVQQGTIRGINIFGIVEDTDGNLWIGTEVGLNRYDRRHDRFDCFFVNGSKPGRSRLTSRTMPFSIDSTNLTYLSDAEGLVQFNYRNLRKTILAANLHPTREYDLQSSAVKSPSGDIWLHGTTGIQRYEPDTHTLSRYFSNHPHNLAGSAQAVSSFFIEDSIAWLGTHKGLIRFNYKNGTFQTYDLVGNHTISSIYSLASDDRGRLWLGTQQDGVLYFDKRSRLFGQVTDFLKATRQLNEFRISKVYVDNTGIVWANTDPDGMARIVPDAFLFGGSVKSQANDGLPTNQKLTNYTIRGFLEERFDRLWVLTQGGINVLNPRTNLITERFFTSPPTGNGRPQIIPKCLYRDPQRRIWVGHIGGVLAFDSKTRTFTSIPFSTSTNLVSSNYIRNLVSISDSFLLAGTEDGLYVLNTVKRNWSKLPILDGQNIFSIWYDTTAHQLWVGTYLNGYYCYQLSQPEAGKPLNWHFLRSGLKGFMILHIRPDASQQTIWLSCDRGLVALNAQTGQFRLYTEQQGLANSFVYGTISDVQRKIWMSTNRGISRLDPETQVIKNFTPKDGLQGYEFNGNAFMRAANGELYFGGVNGFNRFRPDAFRSSTFNPYVYIYSLSINEQPYRSETYVGETKEIRLNHSQNTLALEFAALDFFSNGHNSYQYQLAGYDDQWVMAGERNYVRYANLPPGHYTFQIKAANQDGHWSHRIRKLVIHIEPPFWKTIPFMLSLIVLIVLGVWIWVRRREDSIRQQQIDRLRLAYDIQEQVKKDIARDLHDEIGTRLATIKLYTNQLTKQAGETPKILSLKSTVNQLINDTISDVRNLLRKLNPQTLERHGYVAAVDELFSRIGASGGIVAQFDGGETLENTDRLPSETEVMLYRITQELVSNSLKHASPRRIGLHLKPQQDQLVLVYQDDGSGFNYDQIRSKAPGLGMGNIESRVALLGGRITWESKPGFGVKVTIEIPTDPLSHQPIYKVLIKQPHAN; the protein is encoded by the coding sequence ATGATACGCTCTGGCTATCTGTACCTAGTTGTGCTTTTCTGGAGTGTATGGACTCAGTTTGTATGGGCGCAATCAGTGACAACGCCTATTTTTCGGGTCGATCATATTGGCGTTAGTGACGGCCTTACGCAAGGCTCGGTCTACTACATACACAAAGACAGTCGCGGCTTTCTGTGGTTTGGAACACAGGATGGATTGAATCGCTACGATGGCCACCATTTTCATACGTACCGACCCGCCTTAACAAAAGACGGAACCGTACAGCAAGGCACCATTCGGGGCATTAATATCTTTGGTATTGTCGAAGATACTGATGGCAACCTTTGGATAGGCACAGAGGTAGGCCTGAATCGCTATGATCGTCGGCATGACCGGTTCGATTGTTTTTTTGTCAATGGCTCAAAGCCAGGCCGTTCCCGGCTCACGAGCCGTACCATGCCTTTCTCTATTGACTCCACCAATCTGACTTACCTGAGCGATGCCGAAGGGCTGGTGCAGTTCAATTATCGAAATTTGCGCAAAACCATATTAGCGGCCAATCTGCATCCCACTCGCGAATATGATCTGCAAAGTTCCGCCGTTAAAAGCCCGTCAGGCGACATCTGGCTCCATGGAACCACAGGCATCCAGCGCTACGAGCCCGATACCCATACACTATCCCGTTATTTTAGCAATCATCCCCACAATCTGGCGGGTTCAGCCCAGGCGGTTTCCTCCTTTTTTATTGAAGACAGTATCGCCTGGCTGGGTACCCATAAAGGCCTGATTCGATTCAATTATAAGAACGGCACCTTCCAGACGTATGATCTGGTTGGCAACCATACGATTAGTTCAATCTATAGCCTGGCTTCCGACGATCGTGGCCGCCTGTGGCTTGGTACACAACAGGATGGTGTGTTGTATTTTGATAAACGGTCTCGTCTGTTTGGGCAGGTGACCGATTTCCTGAAAGCCACCCGGCAGCTCAATGAATTTAGGATCAGTAAAGTATACGTAGATAACACGGGAATTGTTTGGGCAAATACAGACCCCGACGGTATGGCCCGTATTGTTCCCGATGCCTTTTTATTCGGTGGTTCGGTGAAAAGTCAGGCAAATGATGGGCTGCCTACCAATCAGAAACTGACCAACTATACGATTCGGGGCTTTCTGGAGGAACGATTCGATCGGCTATGGGTGCTCACTCAGGGAGGCATCAATGTGCTCAACCCACGTACCAACCTAATAACCGAGCGCTTTTTCACATCACCACCAACTGGTAATGGCCGCCCTCAGATCATCCCTAAGTGTTTATACCGTGATCCGCAACGCCGTATCTGGGTGGGTCATATTGGTGGGGTTCTGGCGTTTGATTCAAAAACACGAACGTTTACATCCATTCCTTTTTCTACCTCAACCAACCTCGTTAGCAGTAATTATATACGCAACCTGGTCAGTATCAGTGATAGCTTTTTACTGGCTGGCACTGAAGATGGCCTCTATGTACTGAATACTGTCAAACGCAACTGGTCTAAATTACCTATACTCGACGGACAGAATATTTTCAGTATCTGGTACGACACCACAGCGCATCAACTCTGGGTAGGCACTTATCTGAACGGGTATTACTGTTATCAACTTTCCCAGCCAGAAGCCGGTAAACCCCTCAACTGGCACTTTCTTCGCTCTGGCCTGAAAGGGTTTATGATCTTACACATTCGGCCCGATGCCAGCCAACAAACAATCTGGCTTTCGTGCGATCGGGGATTAGTAGCGTTAAATGCACAGACGGGCCAATTCCGGCTTTATACCGAACAACAGGGCCTGGCAAACTCCTTCGTCTACGGCACGATTAGCGACGTTCAGCGGAAAATCTGGATGAGTACAAACCGCGGAATTTCAAGACTAGATCCCGAAACACAGGTTATCAAAAATTTTACCCCGAAAGATGGCCTTCAGGGGTACGAGTTCAATGGGAATGCTTTTATGCGGGCAGCCAACGGTGAGCTTTATTTTGGGGGTGTTAATGGTTTCAATCGGTTTCGGCCCGATGCATTTCGGAGCAGCACTTTCAATCCATACGTTTATATCTACTCCCTCAGTATCAACGAGCAGCCCTATCGTTCCGAGACCTATGTGGGTGAAACGAAAGAAATCCGTCTGAACCACTCCCAAAATACATTAGCCCTTGAATTTGCAGCCCTTGATTTCTTCAGCAACGGCCATAATTCCTACCAGTATCAGCTTGCGGGTTACGACGACCAATGGGTTATGGCTGGAGAGCGTAACTATGTGCGTTATGCCAATTTGCCACCCGGCCATTATACGTTTCAGATTAAAGCCGCTAATCAGGATGGGCACTGGAGCCATCGGATTCGGAAACTGGTTATTCACATTGAGCCCCCATTCTGGAAAACGATTCCATTTATGTTAAGTCTGATCGTACTGATTGTGCTAGGTGTCTGGATTTGGGTACGTCGCCGGGAAGACAGCATCCGCCAGCAGCAGATCGACCGACTTCGGTTGGCCTACGACATTCAGGAGCAGGTCAAAAAAGACATCGCCCGCGATTTACACGATGAAATTGGCACTCGCCTGGCCACCATCAAACTATATACGAACCAACTGACCAAACAGGCAGGTGAAACACCAAAAATCCTCTCCCTCAAATCGACGGTAAACCAGTTAATTAATGATACCATCAGCGATGTGCGTAACCTGCTTCGAAAGCTGAATCCTCAAACTCTGGAACGTCATGGGTATGTAGCGGCTGTCGACGAGCTATTCTCCCGAATAGGAGCCAGCGGGGGGATTGTTGCCCAATTTGATGGTGGAGAAACGTTGGAAAATACCGACCGACTCCCTTCTGAAACCGAAGTGATGCTTTACCGAATTACCCAGGAACTGGTTAGCAACTCACTCAAGCACGCCAGTCCCCGACGGATCGGTTTACACTTAAAACCTCAGCAAGATCAACTTGTTCTGGTTTATCAGGACGACGGATCGGGCTTTAATTACGACCAGATACGCAGCAAGGCGCCTGGGCTGGGCATGGGCAATATTGAATCGCGGGTAGCTTTACTCGGAGGACGCATCACCTGGGAAAGCAAGCCGGGCTTTGGTGTAAAAGTTACAATCGAAATACCGACTGACCCACTTAGCCACCAGCCAATCTACAAGGTGCTAATTAAGCAACCCCATGCCAATTAG
- a CDS encoding 3'-5' exonuclease translates to MYCIVDVETTGGINGPTRLTEIAIFRHDGQQVVDSFHSLLNPGCPIPPFIQYLTGISDEMVQDAPTFADVAESVLRITEDAIFVAHNVSFDFNFVKKELNWLGYDFCRRTLCTVRTSRKVIPGYPSYSLGKLCKSLGIPLHGRHRAQGDAAATVLLFEMLLQHDSRGLIPRVVPRIEFPN, encoded by the coding sequence GTGTATTGCATCGTCGACGTTGAAACAACTGGAGGCATAAATGGCCCTACGCGTCTTACTGAAATAGCCATCTTTCGTCACGACGGCCAGCAGGTTGTTGATTCGTTTCATTCGCTTCTTAATCCGGGTTGCCCTATTCCGCCGTTTATTCAGTATCTGACAGGAATTTCGGATGAGATGGTTCAGGATGCTCCAACGTTTGCCGATGTTGCTGAATCGGTCCTGCGAATTACCGAAGATGCTATTTTTGTGGCGCACAACGTCAGTTTCGACTTTAACTTCGTCAAAAAAGAGTTGAATTGGCTGGGATACGATTTTTGTCGGCGTACACTCTGTACGGTTCGCACAAGTCGGAAAGTAATTCCTGGCTATCCCTCTTATAGTCTCGGAAAGCTCTGTAAATCGTTAGGAATTCCATTGCATGGGCGCCATCGGGCGCAGGGCGATGCCGCAGCTACTGTTCTTTTATTCGAGATGTTGCTCCAGCACGATTCGCGCGGACTAATTCCCCGCGTGGTTCCCCGTATTGAGTTTCCGAACTAA
- a CDS encoding S41 family peptidase — translation MKIGRILLIISILLHLSNRIATAQELTPAQARADISFLKHKLDGLHPGMGYYTPQARMEHLYDSLYNRLTAPISYLAFYRHVSPLVTALKDGHTNLNHRRNYIGKQTRYLPFYIRPVDNRYYISHNVSSDTSLQRGTELLMINGRAVADLHRELMDADRSGSDGDNLTGRRFWSMVQFADYYAAWFGSADSVRITYRLTTDTLTREERIACLSLQDFRRTIQRRYGVDIDRRPNLSVKVVDTLTHTAVLRVSSFMGLKKKDPFQLAFNRRLKRAFKQIKEENIKNLVVDMQGNGGGIVLNSARLLRYWMPKSFRMMEHEDMKREARAELVTPWNPFSALNFSLQYKSEKGGGFTSRSLRHKYRPRRKDAFTGNLYFLLNGASFSATTTVLAKTLDAGMGTFVGESSGSAYWGDFAGHFKTVILPNSRIQVRIPLKKLTHSVSADRSNGFTVEPDFTVSRSYNDLMTNRDYILDYTLQLIRQGVVARRPGQAQPVQVSALQE, via the coding sequence ATGAAGATTGGCCGAATTCTGCTTATCATAAGCATCTTACTCCACCTTAGTAATCGCATAGCTACAGCCCAGGAGTTAACCCCTGCTCAGGCACGGGCTGATATTTCGTTTCTAAAACATAAACTCGACGGTTTGCACCCGGGTATGGGGTATTATACACCGCAGGCTCGTATGGAGCACCTTTACGATTCGCTGTATAACCGGCTAACAGCCCCCATAAGCTATCTGGCGTTTTACCGTCATGTTAGCCCGTTGGTAACAGCTTTGAAAGACGGCCATACCAATTTGAATCACCGCCGAAATTATATTGGGAAGCAAACGCGGTATTTGCCCTTTTACATCCGGCCCGTCGATAATCGGTATTATATCAGCCATAATGTGTCGTCGGATACGTCGCTTCAACGTGGCACCGAATTGCTGATGATCAATGGTCGGGCAGTGGCTGATCTGCATCGCGAACTGATGGATGCCGATCGGTCTGGCTCTGACGGCGATAACCTGACGGGGCGCCGGTTCTGGAGTATGGTGCAGTTTGCTGATTATTACGCAGCCTGGTTTGGTTCAGCCGATTCCGTTCGAATTACCTATCGGCTGACTACAGATACGCTAACCCGTGAAGAGCGAATTGCCTGTCTGTCGCTTCAGGATTTTCGGCGGACGATCCAGCGTCGATATGGGGTAGATATTGATCGGCGTCCAAATCTGTCTGTCAAAGTAGTTGATACGCTCACTCACACGGCTGTTTTGAGGGTTTCTTCGTTTATGGGGTTAAAGAAGAAAGATCCGTTTCAACTGGCATTTAACCGACGGCTGAAACGGGCTTTTAAGCAGATCAAGGAGGAGAATATAAAAAATCTGGTTGTCGATATGCAGGGCAATGGGGGCGGTATTGTGCTTAACTCGGCTCGGCTGCTGCGCTACTGGATGCCTAAGTCGTTCCGAATGATGGAGCATGAGGATATGAAACGGGAGGCCCGGGCCGAACTGGTTACCCCCTGGAATCCATTTTCGGCGCTTAATTTCAGCTTACAATATAAATCAGAAAAAGGGGGAGGCTTTACGAGTCGCTCGTTACGGCATAAATACCGTCCACGACGTAAAGATGCGTTTACGGGAAATCTGTATTTTCTGCTGAATGGCGCTTCCTTCTCGGCAACTACTACTGTACTGGCCAAAACGCTCGATGCGGGCATGGGTACGTTTGTCGGCGAATCCAGCGGGAGTGCGTATTGGGGCGATTTTGCTGGGCATTTTAAAACAGTCATTTTGCCCAATTCACGAATTCAGGTTCGTATCCCGCTCAAAAAATTGACTCATTCTGTAAGTGCTGACCGATCAAATGGGTTCACCGTAGAACCCGATTTCACCGTTTCGCGTAGTTACAACGATCTGATGACTAACCGGGATTATATTCTGGATTATACCCTCCAACTGATTCGGCAGGGTGTAGTGGCCCGAAGACCCGGTCAAGCGCAGCCGGTACAGGTATCGGCGTTGCAGGAATAA
- a CDS encoding EamA family transporter: MLLTIITLTSLAVLVRIFANPLSNVFQKQLTQRATDPLFVISATYGFLALVCLVFWPQLRVLGLCDEFWLSMLVASVLAMFGNVFLVKALHVGDLSVLGPINAYKSVVGLIMGVFVLHEIPGLWGLLGVLLIISGSYIVLADRQQRKGFSWQIFERPEVRLRLAALVFSAIDGVFLKKAILLSTPVIAFFLLVSAGLWLYANLDYANHAKAVAAADGTSGRSTDHFYSAMYVRWAYPGGE, translated from the coding sequence ATGCTACTGACCATTATAACCCTGACTTCCCTGGCCGTTCTGGTTCGGATTTTTGCCAATCCACTTTCAAACGTGTTTCAAAAGCAGTTGACACAACGTGCGACCGATCCTTTGTTCGTGATTTCAGCCACGTATGGCTTTCTGGCATTGGTTTGTCTGGTTTTCTGGCCTCAGCTACGGGTTCTGGGGTTGTGTGATGAATTCTGGTTGAGTATGTTGGTTGCTAGTGTATTAGCTATGTTTGGTAATGTATTTCTGGTAAAGGCGCTACACGTTGGCGATTTGTCGGTGCTGGGGCCTATCAATGCGTATAAATCGGTGGTTGGTCTGATCATGGGTGTATTCGTATTACATGAAATTCCAGGCTTGTGGGGATTGTTGGGCGTATTGCTTATCATTTCAGGCAGTTATATTGTGTTGGCCGACAGGCAGCAGCGCAAAGGGTTTTCATGGCAGATTTTTGAGCGGCCTGAAGTGAGGCTACGACTGGCTGCACTGGTTTTTTCGGCTATTGATGGCGTATTTTTAAAGAAGGCTATTTTACTATCAACACCCGTCATCGCGTTTTTTTTATTGGTGTCTGCTGGGCTTTGGCTGTACGCTAATTTGGATTATGCTAACCATGCGAAAGCAGTGGCGGCAGCAGATGGGACTTCTGGTAGATCAACGGATCATTTTTATAGCGCTATGTATGTCCGTTGGGCTTACCCAGGTGGCGAGTAA
- a CDS encoding YceD family protein, with protein sequence MNALRAYDIHIVGLDNKRHEYDFTPDDAFFAALDQDLIEKGNVHTHLLLDKSETMIRLDFQIKGTVEQVCDRSLEEYDEPVDTRHTMLLKFGDHNEELTDEIELIERNTATINVARYIFEFISLSLPMKRLHPRFRAEEDSDDDDQNGKVIYRTDAEADDVDEQQPEIDPRWAALRKLNNN encoded by the coding sequence GTGAACGCATTACGCGCATACGACATTCACATTGTCGGTCTGGACAATAAACGGCACGAATACGACTTTACGCCGGACGATGCGTTTTTTGCTGCGCTGGATCAGGATTTGATTGAGAAAGGAAATGTACATACACATTTGCTGCTTGACAAATCGGAAACCATGATTCGGCTCGATTTTCAGATCAAAGGCACCGTCGAACAAGTCTGTGATCGTAGCCTTGAGGAGTATGATGAACCAGTTGATACACGGCATACCATGCTGCTAAAATTTGGCGATCATAACGAAGAACTGACCGACGAGATTGAACTTATTGAACGAAACACGGCCACAATTAATGTAGCCCGTTACATCTTTGAGTTTATCAGCCTATCTCTTCCTATGAAACGTTTGCATCCGCGTTTCCGGGCAGAGGAGGATTCGGACGACGATGATCAGAATGGTAAAGTAATTTACCGTACGGATGCTGAAGCTGACGACGTAGACGAGCAACAACCTGAGATTGATCCTCGCTGGGCAGCTCTACGAAAATTAAATAACAATTAA
- the rpmF gene encoding 50S ribosomal protein L32, translated as MAHPKRRHSSTRRDKRRTHYVATPVALSTDAQTGEVHQRHHAHVFEGNLFYKGQMIVENYAKTA; from the coding sequence ATGGCACACCCCAAACGACGCCACTCAAGCACCCGACGCGATAAGCGCAGAACACACTACGTTGCTACACCTGTAGCGCTCTCGACCGACGCGCAAACTGGCGAAGTACACCAGCGCCACCATGCTCACGTTTTTGAAGGCAATCTGTTCTATAAAGGACAAATGATTGTTGAGAATTACGCCAAAACGGCATAA
- the plsX gene encoding phosphate acyltransferase PlsX: protein MKIAVDAMGGDFAPEAIVEGVIQAAAELPEDVAIVLIGKQAIIQALLDKHNASALTSIELVNADDIIDMSEHPTKALSQKPNSSIGIGFKLLKDKQVDAFCSAGNTGAMHVGALFSIKAIEGIMRPCIAGFVPQITGGHAVMLDIGANADCKPEMLAQFGEIGSIYAQYTFGIDQPRVALMNIGSEEQKGSLVAQAAHQLLKDNRRINFVGNIEGGDFFDGKADVIITDGFTGNAMFKLGESFYDIASRRGIRDEFLDKTNYESVGGSPILGVNGNVIIAHGISSPLAIKNMIGLAIRQVESNAYIKIAQALS, encoded by the coding sequence ATGAAAATTGCAGTGGACGCAATGGGTGGCGATTTTGCCCCCGAAGCAATTGTGGAAGGAGTAATTCAGGCCGCTGCTGAATTGCCGGAGGATGTGGCTATTGTGTTGATCGGTAAGCAGGCCATTATACAAGCCCTGCTTGACAAACATAATGCCAGTGCATTGACCAGCATTGAGTTGGTAAATGCCGATGATATTATTGACATGAGTGAGCACCCTACCAAGGCGCTCTCCCAAAAACCCAATTCCAGCATTGGAATTGGGTTTAAGCTTTTGAAAGACAAACAGGTTGATGCGTTTTGTAGTGCAGGCAATACGGGTGCCATGCACGTCGGAGCTCTGTTTAGCATCAAAGCGATTGAAGGCATTATGCGGCCCTGTATTGCTGGCTTTGTTCCACAAATTACAGGTGGTCATGCCGTAATGCTCGACATTGGCGCCAATGCGGATTGCAAACCCGAAATGTTGGCGCAGTTTGGCGAAATAGGCTCTATTTACGCCCAATATACATTTGGTATAGATCAGCCCCGCGTGGCTCTAATGAACATTGGTTCTGAAGAACAGAAAGGATCATTGGTTGCTCAGGCTGCCCATCAACTTCTTAAAGACAATCGTCGGATTAACTTTGTAGGCAATATTGAAGGGGGTGACTTCTTCGATGGAAAAGCAGACGTCATCATTACGGATGGCTTCACTGGAAACGCCATGTTTAAATTGGGCGAGTCCTTTTATGATATTGCCAGCCGACGAGGTATTCGTGATGAGTTTCTGGACAAAACCAACTACGAATCGGTAGGGGGTAGCCCAATATTGGGCGTCAATGGCAATGTAATTATTGCTCACGGGATCTCATCACCTTTAGCGATTAAAAACATGATTGGCCTGGCCATTCGACAGGTTGAGTCCAACGCATATATAAAAATTGCACAAGCATTGAGTTAG
- a CDS encoding beta-ketoacyl-ACP synthase III, producing MSKAAITGVHGYVPDYVLTNAELERMVDTNDEWITSRTGIKERHILKGEGMGSSHMGAKAVTGLLEKTNTKPEEVDLLICATTTPDYVFPCTANLICDMVGIRNVGSFDIQAACSGFVYALTVGSQFIETGKYKKVVIVGADKMSAIVDYTDRTTCVLFGDGAGAVLLEPNDEGNGVLDSIIKSDGVGQNHLFQKAGGSRYPPTHETVEKRWHYVYQDGPSVFKFAVKNMADVSAEIMERNHLKGADVAWLVPHQANKRIIDATAHRMGIESDKVMMNIYRYGNTTAATIPLCLFDYEAQLKKGDNLVLAAFGGGFTWGAAYVKWAY from the coding sequence ATGAGTAAAGCTGCCATAACAGGAGTCCACGGCTACGTTCCCGACTATGTGCTGACCAATGCTGAATTGGAGCGTATGGTGGATACAAATGATGAATGGATTACAAGCCGTACAGGCATTAAGGAACGGCACATTCTCAAGGGTGAAGGTATGGGCTCGTCGCACATGGGGGCAAAAGCCGTAACCGGTCTGCTGGAAAAAACGAACACCAAACCCGAAGAAGTCGATTTACTGATTTGCGCGACAACAACCCCCGACTATGTGTTTCCATGCACAGCTAACCTTATCTGCGACATGGTCGGCATCCGTAATGTAGGAAGCTTTGATATTCAGGCTGCTTGCTCTGGCTTTGTGTATGCGCTCACAGTAGGTTCTCAATTTATTGAGACCGGCAAATACAAAAAAGTAGTTATTGTCGGGGCAGACAAGATGTCGGCGATTGTTGATTATACTGATCGCACTACTTGTGTACTGTTCGGTGATGGAGCTGGCGCAGTCCTTCTTGAACCGAATGACGAAGGGAATGGCGTGCTGGATTCGATTATCAAATCGGATGGCGTCGGACAAAATCACCTGTTTCAGAAAGCAGGCGGAAGCCGCTATCCGCCTACCCACGAAACCGTCGAAAAACGCTGGCATTACGTGTATCAGGACGGCCCTTCGGTATTTAAGTTTGCAGTGAAAAATATGGCCGATGTGTCTGCCGAAATTATGGAACGGAACCACCTGAAAGGCGCTGATGTGGCCTGGCTGGTTCCACACCAGGCCAACAAACGCATCATCGACGCGACAGCCCATCGGATGGGCATTGAGTCGGATAAGGTCATGATGAATATTTACCGGTACGGCAATACCACAGCCGCAACGATCCCGCTTTGCTTATTCGATTATGAAGCACAGTTAAAAAAGGGAGATAACCTGGTACTGGCCGCTTTTGGGGGTGGTTTTACCTGGGGAGCCGCCTATGTAAAGTGGGCCTATTAA